A portion of the uncultured Bacteroides sp. genome contains these proteins:
- the dacB gene encoding D-alanyl-D-alanine carboxypeptidase/D-alanyl-D-alanine-endopeptidase: MKKNCLLACFVLFACLPALWGQSAVTAKIDQLLSDDLLVTSDVGISVYDLTDSIPIYNYRDKKMARPASTEKLITSITHLARLGMNCRFTTAVKYTGRIDDDGVLHGDLYVCGGFDPEFMDNDMDELVTDLKRVGLTKVKGKVYGDVSFMDSLYYGAGWCWDDAPYDFQPMLSPLMFHKGYVEVAAMPDVAGKPAKISLTPLSSYYSVDNQTLSSQLESPQFSVNRDWMHNDNRLFLSGNVSAKSNTIITVYGSAEFFMHAFMERAHGQEITMKRFGGFETTPSDAQLFIEKSHTTADVLRRALKVSDNLSAEALFYHLGAWQKGKDSCHISAKDGVVAIKEFIKELGFNSENYEIHDGSGVSLYDYVTPELMLAYLKYVHQRPEIYKEIFDALPVAGIDGTLKGRMRNGKAFGNVRAKTGTVSGISTLAGYLRADNGHELAFVIMNQNVADTKKAHTFQDRVCELLCTMK, from the coding sequence ATGAAAAAGAATTGTTTGCTGGCATGTTTCGTCTTGTTTGCCTGTCTTCCTGCACTATGGGGACAAAGTGCCGTTACGGCCAAGATTGATCAGTTATTGAGTGATGATCTGTTGGTGACTTCGGATGTGGGCATTTCGGTATATGATCTGACGGATAGTATTCCTATCTATAACTATCGGGATAAGAAAATGGCTCGTCCGGCTTCTACCGAAAAACTCATAACCTCCATTACTCATCTGGCCAGATTGGGCATGAATTGTCGCTTCACTACTGCTGTGAAATACACCGGTCGCATAGACGATGACGGTGTTCTTCATGGTGATCTTTATGTTTGTGGAGGCTTTGATCCCGAGTTTATGGATAATGACATGGATGAATTGGTTACTGATCTTAAACGGGTAGGGCTTACAAAAGTTAAAGGGAAGGTATATGGCGATGTTTCGTTTATGGACTCGCTTTACTACGGTGCGGGATGGTGCTGGGACGATGCTCCTTATGATTTTCAACCGATGCTTTCTCCGCTGATGTTTCATAAAGGGTATGTAGAGGTAGCGGCTATGCCCGATGTAGCAGGTAAACCTGCAAAGATCTCGTTGACGCCACTATCTTCTTATTATTCGGTCGATAATCAGACACTCTCTTCTCAGCTGGAAAGCCCTCAGTTTAGCGTGAATCGCGACTGGATGCACAATGACAATAGGTTGTTTTTATCGGGCAATGTATCTGCAAAAAGCAACACTATCATAACTGTCTACGGCTCGGCTGAATTCTTTATGCATGCGTTTATGGAGCGTGCCCATGGGCAAGAAATAACAATGAAACGATTTGGAGGATTTGAAACGACACCATCTGATGCCCAATTGTTTATAGAGAAGAGTCATACAACGGCTGATGTACTTCGTCGTGCATTGAAAGTGAGTGATAACTTATCTGCAGAAGCTTTATTCTATCATCTTGGTGCTTGGCAAAAAGGAAAAGATAGTTGCCATATATCTGCTAAAGACGGTGTGGTAGCTATCAAGGAGTTTATCAAAGAACTTGGATTCAACTCTGAGAATTACGAGATACACGATGGGAGCGGGGTTTCATTGTATGACTATGTTACTCCGGAATTGATGCTTGCTTACTTAAAATATGTACATCAACGGCCGGAAATTTATAAAGAGATATTTGACGCACTCCCGGTTGCCGGAATTGATGGTACCTTGAAAGGTAGAATGAGAAATGGAAAAGCTTTTGGCAATGTACGTGCAAAAACAGGAACTGTATCGGGCATTAGTACGTTGGCCGGCTATCTGCGGGCTGATAATGGGCACGAATTGGCTTTTGTCATTATGAATCAGAATGTGGCAGACACTAAAAAAGCTCACACATTCCAAGATAGGGTGTGCGAGCTTCTTTGTACTATGAAATAA
- a CDS encoding PH domain-containing protein, whose translation MNRVFHARIIWYQYIYLALLALITLFLVWEKNALPALLFALLMVMLIEKIVHTTYTVTSDGELILYFGRFSKKRKIAIADILSVEKANSMQLAGFSITNYVLIRYGYKKYVAVLPVHEQEFIALLKKYLSETLHTI comes from the coding sequence ATGAACCGTGTTTTTCATGCTCGCATCATTTGGTATCAATACATTTATCTAGCGCTGTTGGCGCTAATTACGCTTTTCTTGGTCTGGGAGAAGAATGCTTTGCCGGCTTTGTTGTTTGCACTTTTGATGGTAATGCTTATCGAGAAAATTGTCCATACTACTTATACCGTGACTTCGGATGGTGAGCTTATCCTTTATTTTGGCCGGTTTTCAAAAAAACGTAAAATAGCCATTGCCGATATTCTTTCGGTTGAAAAAGCCAATTCGATGCAGCTTGCTGGTTTTTCAATTACTAACTATGTATTAATTCGCTATGGATATAAAAAATATGTGGCTGTGCTGCCTGTCCATGAGCAAGAGTTTATTGCGCTTTTGAAGAAATATTTATCTGAAACATTACATACTATTTGA
- the nadB gene encoding L-aspartate oxidase — MIKKFDFLVIGSGIAGMSFALKVAHKGKVALVCKTELEEANTYYAQGGVASVTNTLVDNFEKHIEDTMIAGDWISDRSAVEKVIREAPKQIKELISWGVNFDKNDKGEFDLHREGGHSEFRILHHKDNTGAEIQDSLIAAVKQHPNISVFENHFAIEILTQHHLGVEVTRQTPDIQCYGAYILDPTTGKVDTYLAKITLMATGGVGAVYQTTTNPLVATGDGIAMVYRAKGTVKDMEFIQFHPTALYHPGDRPSYLITEAMRGYGGVLRTMDGKEFMQKYDARLSLAPRDIVARAIDNEMKNRGDDHVYLDVTHKDAEETRKHFPNIYEKCLSLGIDITKEYIPVAPAAHYLCGGIKVDLNGQSSIERLYAIGECSCTGLHGGNRLASNSLIEAVVYADAAAQHSLETIEKYSYNERIPEWNDEGTSSPEEMVLITQSMKEVNLLMSAYVGIVRSDLRLKRAWDRLDIIYEETESLFKRSFASKEICELRNVINVGYLIMRQAIERKESRGLHYTIDYPHAKK; from the coding sequence ATGATTAAGAAATTCGATTTTCTGGTAATCGGTTCCGGCATAGCCGGCATGAGTTTCGCCCTGAAAGTGGCACATAAAGGCAAAGTAGCCCTCGTATGTAAAACAGAATTAGAAGAAGCCAACACCTATTACGCCCAAGGCGGCGTAGCTTCGGTGACCAACACACTGGTAGACAACTTCGAAAAACATATTGAAGACACCATGATTGCCGGTGATTGGATCAGCGACCGATCGGCCGTAGAAAAGGTGATACGTGAAGCACCTAAACAAATAAAAGAACTCATCAGTTGGGGCGTAAATTTTGATAAGAATGATAAAGGAGAGTTCGATCTTCATCGAGAAGGCGGTCACTCAGAGTTCCGCATCTTGCACCACAAAGACAATACCGGTGCCGAAATTCAGGACAGCCTCATCGCCGCCGTTAAGCAGCACCCCAATATCAGCGTCTTTGAAAATCATTTTGCCATTGAGATACTTACCCAGCACCATTTAGGTGTAGAGGTAACCAGACAAACACCGGATATTCAATGTTACGGTGCTTATATTCTCGATCCAACCACCGGAAAAGTAGATACTTATCTGGCTAAAATAACACTGATGGCCACCGGAGGTGTAGGAGCGGTATATCAAACAACAACTAATCCGCTCGTAGCTACCGGAGACGGTATTGCAATGGTTTACCGGGCAAAAGGAACCGTGAAAGACATGGAGTTTATCCAGTTCCACCCCACAGCTCTCTATCATCCGGGAGACCGCCCATCATACCTCATCACCGAAGCCATGCGAGGATATGGCGGTGTGCTCCGCACCATGGATGGAAAAGAGTTCATGCAGAAATATGACGCACGCCTATCTCTAGCTCCACGCGACATCGTAGCTCGTGCCATCGACAATGAAATGAAAAACAGAGGAGACGATCACGTCTATCTTGACGTAACTCATAAAGATGCCGAAGAAACCAGGAAACACTTTCCTAACATCTACGAAAAATGCCTCAGCTTAGGCATTGATATTACTAAAGAATACATTCCTGTAGCCCCTGCAGCCCATTACCTCTGTGGTGGCATCAAGGTAGATTTGAATGGACAATCATCCATAGAGCGACTCTATGCCATAGGAGAATGTTCATGCACCGGTCTGCACGGAGGTAACCGACTAGCATCAAACTCACTCATAGAAGCTGTAGTATATGCCGATGCAGCCGCCCAACACAGTTTGGAAACCATAGAAAAATATTCATATAATGAACGGATCCCCGAATGGAACGATGAAGGCACCAGTTCACCCGAAGAGATGGTCCTCATCACGCAAAGCATGAAGGAAGTGAATCTATTGATGAGTGCATACGTAGGTATCGTCCGCTCCGATCTCCGATTAAAACGCGCCTGGGACCGACTGGATATTATTTATGAAGAAACAGAGAGTCTCTTCAAACGCAGTTTTGCTTCGAAAGAAATCTGCGAGTTGCGTAACGTTATCAACGTGGGCTATCTCATCATGAGGCAAGCTATAGAACGCAAAGAAAGCCGCGGATTGCACTATACAATAGATTATCCGCACGCCAAGAAATAA
- a CDS encoding TonB-dependent receptor yields MFMLIPLWAVSQNITIKGNITDTTGEPIPGVNILQVGTTNGIISDLYGNYSLTAPSNAKLNFTFVGYTPQTIAIAGKQTINVVMQEDSKTLDEVVVVGYGSIKKTDISGSVASVNREEMMKKSPQNVAQGLRGSAPGVMVMSKDGAPDGFATIRVRGVATINGSADPLFVVDGVQVGTNANFLNPSDIESIEVLKDASATAIYGSRGANGVVMITTKHGTKGVTHLTFSANWDIQTRAQHLNTGDADQYAASVRQARENDGNALVLPIFSTAYDGKRKTIDWQKEMTHTTLKQQYDLSVSGGTDKSQSLFSVGYLDNDGIVVNTNYKRLSARANVKTKVADFIEVGGDVNFVHEETLGSNRSLGNNGNLSSLRDMAFLTPTMDYTDNGTLISPNVVNADGTYGTFLQLTQDSEISKGLDSPYAIQMTNDRKTRTNQIFASAYLDLKLLKGLNFKTVVSYNFYAKDYTDFDKVRSRYNNGKEVTLVNYKAAATFTMSPSQNNSLAIENYFSYNWKNDSHNLTLMAGNSVSNTFGNWQSVSAQGFPTDDIRNISLTTDISTKTSSGAYDIQTRFISYFGRAIYSLMDKYILTGTVRRDGSSNFGTGNRWGTFPSAALAWRVSQEDFMKNNPVVNNLKFRLGWGRTGNAGNATNLSVAQLGTNRVGYYFNTQGGASSGYSTANGYAPLNIIDTNLKWETNEQWNAGIDLGLFNNRFNITADYFIRTSNDLLLYQSLRPSTGFSQVYTNFGKIRNKGLELSLNYNQKFGDWAFGATLTGSTLKNKVIECGSDLLNTDGNETTVNDSSDKGTVGAGIHWDNHSICREGYAVGSYYGYQVEGIFQNQTEVDAANAIATGKGYSAYQELNTAAGDFKYKDMDKNGHIDENDMTILGNGFPDLNYGLTLNASYKNWDFSVYMYGVLGQDILSYSAMKLSTVYPSDDGISNILKSSYNEAWTAEKGGNTIPRLTISEKNYNTRTSSAWVKNGDFLKINNIQIGYTFSENLLKPLRLQSARIFASVHNLACISGYNKYGDPEVGQGSVIYTGLDTGRYPMPRTYSLGLNVTF; encoded by the coding sequence ATGTTTATGTTAATACCTTTGTGGGCAGTTTCTCAGAATATCACTATTAAGGGAAACATTACAGATACTACTGGTGAACCTATTCCGGGAGTAAACATTTTGCAAGTTGGTACTACTAACGGAATAATCTCGGATCTCTACGGAAATTATTCACTCACTGCTCCTTCCAATGCAAAACTTAATTTTACATTTGTAGGCTATACTCCTCAAACGATAGCCATAGCTGGAAAACAAACGATAAACGTCGTAATGCAAGAGGACAGCAAAACCTTGGACGAAGTGGTGGTTGTAGGTTATGGTAGTATCAAAAAAACCGATATTTCCGGATCTGTCGCTTCTGTAAATCGCGAGGAAATGATGAAAAAATCGCCTCAAAATGTTGCTCAAGGTTTGCGAGGATCAGCTCCAGGCGTAATGGTTATGTCAAAGGATGGTGCTCCTGATGGTTTCGCCACAATTCGTGTACGTGGTGTCGCAACCATCAACGGTTCTGCGGATCCTCTTTTTGTAGTAGACGGTGTACAAGTTGGCACAAATGCTAATTTCTTGAACCCGAGTGATATCGAAAGTATAGAAGTCTTGAAAGACGCTTCTGCAACTGCGATCTATGGTTCCCGTGGTGCCAATGGTGTTGTCATGATTACGACCAAACATGGTACTAAAGGAGTAACGCACTTAACATTTTCTGCTAACTGGGATATTCAGACAAGAGCACAACATTTAAATACGGGCGATGCTGACCAATATGCGGCTTCCGTACGCCAAGCTCGTGAGAATGATGGTAACGCACTTGTTTTGCCTATTTTCTCTACAGCTTACGATGGTAAAAGAAAGACAATAGATTGGCAGAAGGAGATGACACACACTACCCTGAAGCAGCAATATGATCTCTCTGTATCCGGCGGTACAGATAAGTCACAGTCTCTTTTCTCTGTAGGCTACTTAGATAATGACGGTATCGTTGTCAACACAAATTACAAACGCTTGTCAGCTCGTGCCAATGTCAAAACCAAAGTTGCTGATTTCATTGAAGTCGGTGGAGACGTAAATTTCGTTCATGAGGAAACTCTTGGCAGTAACCGCTCCCTTGGCAATAATGGAAACCTTTCTAGTTTGCGCGATATGGCATTCTTGACTCCTACGATGGATTATACAGATAATGGTACTTTAATCAGCCCAAATGTAGTCAATGCTGATGGAACTTATGGAACATTCCTTCAGTTAACACAAGATTCTGAAATATCCAAAGGTCTGGATAGCCCCTATGCTATTCAGATGACAAATGACCGGAAAACACGTACAAATCAGATATTTGCCAGTGCCTACCTTGACCTCAAATTACTCAAAGGTTTGAATTTCAAGACCGTCGTATCTTACAATTTCTATGCAAAAGATTACACTGATTTTGATAAAGTAAGATCTCGCTATAATAATGGGAAAGAAGTTACATTAGTGAACTATAAAGCTGCTGCTACATTTACGATGAGCCCTAGCCAGAACAATTCTTTAGCTATTGAAAACTATTTTAGCTATAATTGGAAGAATGATAGTCACAATTTGACATTAATGGCTGGTAATTCTGTCAGCAACACCTTTGGAAATTGGCAAAGTGTTTCTGCTCAAGGCTTCCCTACAGACGATATCCGTAATATCTCCTTAACAACAGATATTTCTACAAAGACGAGTAGTGGTGCATACGATATTCAGACTCGTTTTATCTCTTACTTCGGACGCGCCATTTATAGCTTAATGGACAAATATATCCTCACCGGCACTGTACGCCGCGATGGTTCATCCAACTTCGGTACCGGCAACCGTTGGGGTACTTTTCCATCAGCAGCTTTGGCTTGGCGCGTATCTCAAGAAGATTTTATGAAAAACAATCCAGTCGTAAATAACTTAAAATTTCGTTTAGGTTGGGGACGTACAGGTAACGCAGGTAATGCAACAAATCTATCTGTTGCTCAGCTAGGAACTAATCGCGTAGGGTACTATTTCAATACTCAGGGCGGTGCCTCATCAGGTTACTCCACAGCTAATGGCTATGCACCATTAAATATTATTGATACCAATTTGAAATGGGAAACCAATGAACAGTGGAATGCAGGTATCGATTTAGGCTTATTCAATAATCGCTTTAACATCACAGCTGATTACTTCATACGCACATCTAATGACCTATTACTCTACCAGTCTCTCCGCCCTTCAACCGGTTTCTCTCAGGTTTATACTAACTTCGGTAAGATTCGCAACAAAGGTTTAGAATTGAGCCTGAATTACAACCAGAAATTTGGTGATTGGGCGTTCGGAGCCACTCTAACAGGTTCTACTTTAAAGAATAAGGTTATAGAGTGCGGAAGTGACCTATTGAATACAGATGGCAATGAAACTACCGTTAATGACTCAAGCGATAAAGGTACTGTTGGCGCAGGTATCCATTGGGATAACCACTCTATTTGCCGTGAAGGTTATGCAGTAGGTTCTTACTATGGTTATCAAGTGGAAGGTATTTTCCAGAACCAGACTGAAGTTGACGCTGCCAATGCTATAGCAACAGGTAAAGGCTACAGTGCATATCAAGAATTAAATACCGCAGCAGGTGATTTCAAGTACAAGGATATGGATAAAAACGGGCACATAGATGAGAACGACATGACAATTCTTGGTAACGGATTCCCTGATCTGAATTATGGTTTAACTTTAAATGCAAGTTACAAGAACTGGGACTTTTCCGTTTATATGTACGGCGTACTTGGTCAGGATATCCTTTCTTATTCTGCCATGAAGTTATCAACGGTATATCCTTCTGATGATGGTATTTCCAACATTTTGAAGAGTTCTTACAATGAAGCATGGACAGCTGAAAAAGGAGGAAATACAATTCCCCGCTTAACTATTTCAGAGAAAAACTACAATACACGTACTTCTTCCGCATGGGTGAAAAACGGAGACTTCCTGAAAATAAACAATATTCAGATTGGTTATACTTTCAGTGAAAACCTTCTCAAGCCACTACGTTTGCAAAGTGCACGCATTTTTGCTTCTGTTCATAACCTCGCATGCATATCCGGTTATAACAAGTACGGTGATCCTGAAGTTGGCCAGGGAAGTGTAATTTATACAGGCTTGGATACCGGCCGTTACCCGATGCCAAGGACCTATTCATTAGGATTAAATGTTACATTCTAA
- a CDS encoding RagB/SusD family nutrient uptake outer membrane protein: MKKFSKILYMVAGALTVLGTASCDNDKYLSVDHYDIIGPDAMFKNETEASKGLVGCYDMMLPDKNTTGGLDGSNWGFKPQIMTGCHPTMDTQATGWDKDFVTESWTAGNGDLSIGWTYSYRAISRCNDFLAGLASTPNVSESAKKIMDGQAKALRAFFYMYLAQTWGRVPMLATGETYANTPNKARAATDAEMWDFIIADLTDAVNELDWDPQNSEYGRCTKGMALSYLGEAYMWKAFKTKDNSFYTQAAAALKQVIDSKKYELNPSFTTLWDPGAVWSKEAIWEAVLQDQTKKTSWSPDIDAAIFYIYNCANPECGGWGSLYLSWEWYKSYEKGDKRRDASAVTGPIANMPESDRSEHCYGYNPYIKQEIPKTTTSGASTSSHYKYNNGGEMAPSIWSLKWWRTARADYQIIMAPMQIYYKRYANVLLDYAECLFYINGGNDATAWGIIKQIRDRAFGNMEVGKASSLTSIYLPYYQTMMSTYYGGTMDTYPLPFNTETVSVPDAQSYYTQVKAEYGFESQVWLVALGMERRKEFNAEFCSKYDQQRSGFMEDCITHAYPKGVGVPNTDPTAPDNWRTYRNFDYSAKKMVFPIPTNELLRNNLCDQNEGY, encoded by the coding sequence ATGAAAAAGTTCTCTAAAATATTATACATGGTTGCAGGTGCCCTAACGGTACTTGGAACAGCCTCATGCGACAACGATAAATATTTAAGCGTTGATCACTATGACATTATTGGTCCTGATGCAATGTTTAAAAATGAAACCGAAGCAAGCAAAGGCTTAGTCGGTTGCTATGACATGATGCTCCCAGACAAAAACACTACAGGTGGATTAGATGGAAGCAACTGGGGTTTTAAACCTCAAATTATGACAGGTTGCCATCCAACAATGGATACGCAAGCTACAGGTTGGGATAAGGACTTTGTTACAGAAAGTTGGACAGCAGGTAATGGAGATTTGTCAATTGGCTGGACATACTCCTATCGCGCTATTTCCCGGTGCAACGATTTCCTGGCAGGCTTAGCAAGCACTCCTAACGTTTCTGAATCAGCTAAGAAAATCATGGATGGACAGGCCAAAGCCTTACGGGCATTTTTCTACATGTATCTGGCTCAGACATGGGGGCGTGTTCCAATGCTGGCAACAGGTGAAACTTACGCTAATACTCCTAATAAAGCTAGAGCAGCTACGGACGCCGAGATGTGGGATTTCATCATTGCTGACTTAACAGATGCAGTCAACGAATTGGATTGGGATCCTCAAAATAGTGAATACGGACGTTGCACTAAAGGTATGGCTCTCTCTTATTTAGGTGAAGCATATATGTGGAAAGCATTCAAAACGAAGGATAATTCTTTTTATACTCAAGCCGCTGCTGCCTTGAAGCAAGTTATTGACAGCAAAAAATATGAATTGAATCCTTCTTTTACTACATTGTGGGATCCGGGAGCAGTTTGGTCAAAAGAAGCTATTTGGGAAGCCGTTTTGCAAGATCAAACAAAGAAGACCTCTTGGTCACCCGATATTGACGCTGCCATATTTTACATTTATAATTGCGCAAATCCGGAATGCGGTGGATGGGGATCTCTCTACCTTTCTTGGGAATGGTACAAGAGCTATGAAAAAGGAGACAAACGCCGTGACGCATCTGCTGTAACAGGACCGATCGCCAATATGCCTGAATCAGACCGCTCTGAGCATTGCTATGGATATAATCCATACATTAAGCAAGAGATTCCAAAAACCACGACATCAGGTGCATCAACCAGCTCTCACTACAAATATAATAATGGCGGTGAAATGGCTCCATCTATTTGGAGTTTGAAATGGTGGAGAACTGCTCGAGCAGACTATCAGATTATCATGGCACCAATGCAGATTTATTACAAACGTTATGCTAATGTATTGCTAGACTATGCAGAGTGTTTATTCTACATTAACGGAGGAAATGATGCGACCGCTTGGGGCATTATCAAACAAATTCGTGACCGTGCATTCGGGAACATGGAAGTCGGCAAGGCTTCGAGCTTGACAAGCATTTATTTGCCATACTATCAAACAATGATGTCAACTTATTACGGCGGTACGATGGACACTTATCCGTTACCATTCAATACCGAGACAGTAAGTGTTCCGGACGCACAGAGCTATTACACACAAGTAAAAGCAGAGTATGGATTCGAGTCTCAGGTATGGTTAGTAGCCCTTGGTATGGAGCGTCGCAAAGAATTCAACGCTGAATTCTGTTCGAAGTATGACCAACAACGCTCCGGTTTTATGGAAGACTGCATTACACATGCCTATCCAAAAGGTGTAGGCGTTCCTAACACAGATCCTACCGCACCCGACAACTGGCGTACCTATCGCAACTTCGATTACAGTGCTAAAAAGATGGTGTTTCCAATTCCGACCAACGAATTGCTGAGAAACAATTTGTGTGATCAGAACGAGGGATATTAA
- a CDS encoding glycoside hydrolase family 9 protein, with product MKKKIATFCFFLVQTSILFSQEFELTPTGYFQNGGADVMVFSDMYPEGHQGGITLVMNSNRVAANGDIRFEATPGQWQPFPSFRNRKVDESDHSISVTLSYPDSLKHLAGFNPTIYPDHVFSYKIKVKSEGDHLIVTVDLDNPVPARYEGKIGFNLELYSGALLGKPWIMDQQSGVFPQQAIGPTISKESNIKYRGDFNPKGKADIKQLLAGSGYNPMIADDVIAAPFAHGKKFVMNPDDPYNKVTFESKQGDLILYDGRMNHQNGWFVLRTEIPVGVTKNAIQWIITPTVVKSWMYTPVVQTSQVGYHPNQPKKAIIELDSRETTIQNPVLYKITDLGKVEILNIPAQKYGKFNRYNYLTFDFSSIKEEGLYQVCYGHSSSSVFRIASDIYDRGIWQTELEYFLPIQMCHMRINDKYRVWHGLCHMDDARMAPIDLNHIDGYAQGPSTLTKYQPGEVVPGLNIGGWHDAGDYDLRIESQAGEAYILAQAYETFHKEYDETSIDQINRITEIHQPDGKPDLLQQVENGALTIVAGYQALGRLYRGIIINSVRQYVLLGDACNDTDNKIGNDDDRWVFTEDNPYRELTTAGQLAAMSRVLKNFNDTLSEQSLRIAKELYQNTPIEQRAIDAKIFAAVELYLTTGAKEYKEYVLSHQEDIVKHIHHTGWFIGRFDKVANNKEFSTAIRKALLGVRASYNEMGETTPYGVPSNRGNTSSGTWDVQSLGYNYCLLQNSYPDIFTPDYLFNAIHFILGCHPGSNTASFVSGVGAKSQTVAYGVNRADWSYIPGGVSPGTALIRPNLPELLVYPFLWQEGEYCMGGEASYFMYLVLSAQKILNEGNK from the coding sequence ATGAAAAAAAAGATTGCAACGTTTTGTTTCTTTCTTGTGCAAACATCCATTCTTTTTTCACAAGAATTCGAGCTCACCCCCACAGGATATTTCCAAAACGGAGGTGCAGATGTGATGGTTTTTAGTGATATGTATCCCGAAGGACATCAGGGAGGAATCACTCTTGTAATGAATAGCAACCGAGTGGCAGCTAATGGAGATATTCGTTTTGAAGCTACTCCGGGGCAGTGGCAACCTTTTCCCTCTTTTAGAAATCGCAAAGTAGATGAAAGCGATCATTCAATTAGTGTGACATTAAGCTATCCTGATTCCCTAAAACATTTGGCAGGATTTAACCCCACAATTTATCCTGACCATGTTTTTAGCTATAAGATCAAGGTGAAAAGTGAGGGAGATCATTTGATCGTCACCGTCGATTTAGACAATCCCGTTCCTGCAAGATACGAAGGGAAAATTGGCTTCAACTTAGAATTGTATTCGGGCGCTTTGCTGGGTAAACCCTGGATCATGGACCAACAGTCGGGCGTATTTCCACAACAAGCAATAGGGCCGACTATATCTAAGGAAAGCAACATTAAATATAGAGGAGATTTTAATCCCAAAGGGAAAGCTGACATAAAACAACTTCTAGCCGGCAGTGGCTATAATCCGATGATAGCCGATGATGTGATCGCAGCTCCTTTTGCACATGGAAAGAAATTCGTGATGAACCCCGATGACCCTTATAACAAAGTTACTTTTGAATCAAAACAAGGTGATTTAATTCTCTATGATGGAAGGATGAATCATCAAAATGGTTGGTTTGTTCTTCGAACAGAGATACCGGTGGGTGTCACTAAAAATGCGATTCAATGGATTATAACACCAACGGTAGTCAAGAGTTGGATGTATACACCGGTAGTACAAACATCACAAGTAGGCTACCATCCCAATCAACCTAAAAAGGCTATTATTGAACTTGATAGCCGCGAGACAACTATACAGAATCCTGTTTTATACAAAATAACAGATCTTGGAAAAGTTGAAATATTAAATATTCCCGCCCAAAAATACGGCAAATTCAATCGCTATAACTATTTGACTTTCGACTTTTCATCCATAAAGGAAGAAGGGCTTTATCAAGTTTGCTACGGCCATTCATCCTCATCCGTTTTTCGAATTGCATCCGACATTTATGATCGGGGGATTTGGCAGACAGAATTGGAATATTTCCTGCCAATACAAATGTGCCACATGAGAATCAACGACAAGTATAGAGTGTGGCATGGATTATGCCACATGGACGACGCTCGTATGGCGCCAATCGATTTGAACCACATCGATGGGTATGCTCAAGGCCCCTCAACGCTCACTAAATACCAGCCGGGAGAGGTTGTTCCCGGATTAAACATCGGTGGATGGCACGATGCTGGTGACTATGATTTGCGTATTGAATCGCAAGCGGGTGAAGCTTACATACTGGCTCAAGCTTACGAAACTTTTCATAAAGAGTATGACGAAACTTCTATTGACCAAATCAATAGAATCACAGAGATTCACCAGCCCGACGGAAAACCCGATCTCCTGCAACAAGTAGAGAACGGAGCACTTACAATTGTTGCAGGCTATCAGGCATTAGGACGGCTTTATAGAGGTATTATCATCAATAGTGTTCGTCAGTATGTGTTATTAGGCGACGCATGTAACGATACAGATAATAAAATAGGTAATGACGATGATCGTTGGGTATTTACCGAAGATAACCCTTATCGCGAACTAACTACTGCAGGACAGTTGGCTGCCATGTCTCGTGTTCTAAAGAATTTCAATGATACCCTAAGCGAACAATCACTCCGAATAGCCAAAGAACTATATCAAAACACACCAATCGAACAACGTGCAATAGATGCAAAAATATTTGCCGCAGTAGAGCTTTATCTCACCACAGGAGCAAAAGAATATAAAGAGTATGTCCTTTCACATCAAGAAGATATTGTGAAACATATCCATCACACAGGCTGGTTTATAGGCCGTTTTGATAAAGTGGCCAACAATAAAGAGTTCTCAACCGCCATTCGTAAAGCTTTATTAGGCGTCCGTGCTTCCTATAACGAGATGGGCGAAACGACTCCCTACGGCGTACCTTCCAACCGAGGAAATACATCATCGGGCACATGGGATGTTCAGAGTTTAGGATACAATTATTGCTTATTACAAAATTCTTATCCGGATATCTTCACACCCGACTATCTATTTAATGCAATCCATTTCATCTTAGGTTGCCATCCGGGCAGTAATACCGCTTCTTTTGTAAGCGGCGTAGGAGCAAAATCACAAACGGTAGCTTATGGCGTAAACCGAGCTGACTGGTCCTATATCCCCGGAGGTGTTTCTCCTGGCACTGCCTTGATCCGTCCCAATCTTCCGGAGCTACTAGTCTATCCTTTCTTATGGCAAGAAGGAGAATACTGTATGGGAGGAGAGGCATCCTATTTTATGTACCTTGTGTTGTCTGCTCAGAAAATATTGAATGAAGGAAATAAATGA